One Aerococcus urinaeequi DNA segment encodes these proteins:
- a CDS encoding amino acid ABC transporter ATP-binding protein — translation MIEIEHLQKDFSGTQVLKDISFEVVAGEVVAIIGPSGSGKSTLLRCLNYLEEPNGGVIRIGDVAVDTKKATKKTVAELRKQTSMVFQHYNLFKNKTVLENVTYALEVAQGFSKDAAREKGVALLEKVGLADKADKYPVTLSGGQQQRVGIARAVAVNPKVILFDEPTSSLDPEWVAEVLQVISDIARDEQATMIIVTHEMNFAKEVADKVVFMSDGYIVESGEPEAVLENPQHERTIQFLQRNAVRIGG, via the coding sequence ATGATTGAAATTGAACACTTACAAAAGGACTTTTCTGGGACCCAGGTCTTAAAGGATATTTCCTTTGAAGTTGTAGCCGGCGAAGTGGTGGCCATTATCGGACCATCAGGGTCAGGGAAATCGACCTTGCTTAGATGCTTAAACTACCTAGAAGAACCGAATGGTGGGGTTATTCGCATTGGGGATGTGGCCGTGGATACTAAGAAGGCGACGAAAAAAACTGTGGCTGAATTGAGAAAACAAACTTCGATGGTCTTCCAGCACTACAACTTATTTAAAAATAAAACAGTGCTTGAAAACGTGACTTATGCCCTTGAGGTGGCGCAAGGATTTTCAAAAGATGCTGCTAGGGAAAAAGGGGTGGCTTTACTTGAAAAAGTAGGTTTAGCAGACAAGGCAGACAAATATCCAGTCACTTTATCAGGAGGACAGCAACAACGTGTGGGTATTGCCCGAGCGGTTGCGGTCAATCCAAAGGTCATTTTATTCGACGAACCGACTTCATCGCTTGATCCAGAGTGGGTGGCTGAAGTACTACAGGTTATTTCTGACATTGCCAGAGACGAGCAAGCAACGATGATTATCGTGACCCATGAAATGAATTTCGCTAAAGAAGTGGCGGATAAAGTGGTCTTCATGTCAGACGGTTACATTGTTGAATCAGGCGAACCTGAAGCCGTCTTAGAAAATCCACAACATGAGCGGACGATTCAATTTTTACAACGTAATGCCGTTAGAATAGGAGGCTAA
- a CDS encoding amino acid ABC transporter permease, with amino-acid sequence MTFDFAYMLEILPDLLGYLPITLYLTLASMAIAVVIGGIFAVVLVNKVPVLTQIIQVIMSFFRGTPPIVQLLLIYFGLPQILPIATGMSAEAASILTFSLNTAAYLAEVFRAALDSVDEGQVEAAMTVGLTYGQTLRGIVLPQAVRNAIPGTGNTFVGLLKNSSLAFTIGVVELLAQGKLFASNSLKFFEAYFAVALIYWALTILYSLLQNWYEKRLAVPYTR; translated from the coding sequence ATGACCTTTGATTTTGCCTATATGTTGGAAATATTGCCAGATTTACTTGGCTATTTGCCCATTACCTTGTATCTGACCTTGGCTTCTATGGCGATTGCCGTTGTCATTGGGGGCATATTCGCGGTGGTTTTGGTTAATAAAGTGCCCGTACTGACCCAGATTATCCAAGTGATCATGTCCTTTTTCCGAGGGACGCCACCCATTGTCCAGTTATTATTGATTTACTTTGGGTTACCACAGATTCTACCGATTGCAACAGGGATGTCGGCTGAAGCGGCGTCAATCCTGACTTTCTCCTTGAATACAGCAGCCTACTTAGCTGAGGTATTCCGGGCTGCCTTGGATTCTGTGGACGAGGGTCAGGTGGAAGCGGCGATGACAGTGGGCTTGACTTACGGGCAAACATTGCGAGGAATCGTCCTACCGCAAGCCGTTCGTAACGCCATTCCAGGGACAGGGAATACCTTCGTTGGCTTACTGAAGAATTCGTCACTAGCCTTCACCATTGGGGTCGTCGAGTTGCTTGCCCAAGGGAAATTATTCGCTTCGAATTCATTGAAGTTCTTTGAAGCCTATTTCGCAGTGGCCTTGATTTACTGGGCCCTCACCATTCTATATTCACTATTACAAAACTGGTATGAGAAACGCCTAGCCGTACCATATACCAGATAA
- a CDS encoding transporter substrate-binding domain-containing protein, producing the protein MKKFKLLGIGLASALVLAACGASAGEEATSLDSGSADKTVTIAASPDGYPQHYQEGDELKGFSVEVAEAVAEEAGYEIEWALSDWSGVVAALQAGKADTAVNFANTPERRESYVYTDNYFYASTGIAVASDDTETNTLEDLYGETVNGVVGSNYAEVLKEYDTEDQIGLEFVESMAVAVANIQSGKVKGYVNGYEELTAQIKNRDLDLRMIDETFGEKPVGFPFKDTEENQQIIADFNAALQTLSEDGTLAEISNEYFGVDITQSREAE; encoded by the coding sequence TTGAAAAAGTTTAAGTTATTGGGTATTGGATTGGCCTCGGCTTTGGTCTTAGCTGCATGCGGGGCATCTGCAGGGGAAGAAGCGACGAGTTTAGACAGCGGGTCTGCAGATAAAACAGTGACAATTGCTGCGTCTCCAGATGGGTATCCGCAACACTATCAAGAAGGGGATGAACTGAAAGGATTCTCTGTAGAGGTTGCTGAAGCAGTAGCAGAGGAAGCGGGCTACGAAATTGAATGGGCCTTGTCTGACTGGTCTGGTGTTGTTGCAGCACTGCAAGCTGGAAAGGCAGATACCGCTGTTAACTTCGCCAATACGCCGGAACGTCGGGAGTCTTATGTGTATACAGATAACTACTTCTATGCCTCTACCGGGATTGCAGTAGCTTCTGATGACACGGAAACCAACACCCTTGAAGACTTATACGGGGAAACGGTCAACGGTGTAGTCGGGTCTAACTATGCGGAAGTGTTGAAAGAATATGATACTGAAGATCAAATCGGACTTGAATTTGTAGAAAGTATGGCAGTTGCGGTTGCCAATATTCAATCAGGCAAGGTGAAAGGTTATGTCAATGGCTACGAAGAATTGACTGCGCAAATTAAAAACCGCGACCTTGATTTACGGATGATTGATGAAACTTTCGGTGAAAAACCAGTTGGCTTCCCATTCAAAGATACGGAAGAAAACCAACAAATCATTGCGGACTTTAATGCAGCCCTTCAAACTCTAAGTGAAGATGGAACTTTGGCAGAGATTTCAAATGAATACTTCGGGGTAGACATTACCCAATCTAGAGAAGCCGAATAG
- a CDS encoding LLM class flavin-dependent oxidoreductase gives MTKKQLKLGVLLFGAGAHMNSWKAEDVAPDASIDFDHYVNLTKKAEKNGADFVFIADGLYIDEKSIPHFVNRFEPIALLSALAPITSKIGLVGTLSTTYSEPYNVARQFASLDIISKGRAGWNVVTSPLQGSAGNYNKGNHPEHDLRYDMANEYLEVTKGLWDSFDDDAFVRDRETGVFYDKDKVHVLNHKGEFFNSKGPLNIQRTPQGQPVIFQAGASPKGIEFAAKHGEVIFNAAGTLEKAQEYYKAVKDAVRANGRDPEKVVILPSLSPITGATEEEVAANYEKLQQLISLDEALDYLARFFDHHDFKQYDPDAPFPDLGEVGSDGFRSTSDAIKAQAKEENLTLREVALQTATPKGNFYGTYDELADKLIYWLENDAADGFMLNEQVFGDAYDEFFDNVLSKIAERGYYSYEYEGDTLRDHLGLDFKESRYAK, from the coding sequence ATGACTAAAAAACAATTAAAACTAGGTGTATTACTATTCGGCGCTGGCGCTCACATGAACTCTTGGAAGGCTGAAGATGTTGCACCTGATGCATCAATCGACTTCGACCACTATGTAAACTTAACGAAAAAAGCTGAGAAAAATGGGGCGGATTTCGTCTTCATTGCAGATGGTTTATACATCGATGAAAAATCGATTCCTCACTTTGTAAACCGTTTTGAGCCTATCGCTTTATTATCAGCTTTAGCACCAATTACTTCTAAAATTGGTTTAGTTGGAACTTTATCAACCACTTATTCTGAGCCTTATAACGTAGCTCGTCAATTTGCGTCATTAGATATTATTTCTAAGGGTCGTGCTGGTTGGAACGTTGTAACCTCGCCATTACAAGGGTCTGCTGGTAACTATAATAAGGGTAACCACCCAGAGCATGACTTACGTTATGATATGGCCAACGAATACTTAGAAGTCACTAAAGGCTTATGGGATTCATTTGATGATGACGCCTTTGTTCGTGACCGTGAAACAGGTGTCTTCTATGATAAAGACAAAGTCCATGTGTTGAATCATAAAGGCGAATTCTTCAATTCAAAAGGACCTTTAAACATCCAACGTACTCCGCAAGGTCAACCGGTTATTTTCCAAGCGGGTGCAAGTCCTAAAGGGATCGAGTTTGCAGCTAAGCATGGTGAAGTGATTTTTAATGCAGCTGGCACCTTGGAAAAAGCACAAGAGTACTACAAAGCTGTTAAAGACGCTGTAAGAGCCAATGGCCGTGACCCAGAAAAAGTGGTTATTTTGCCATCATTATCACCAATTACTGGTGCGACTGAAGAAGAAGTTGCTGCTAACTATGAGAAATTACAACAATTAATCAGCTTGGATGAAGCGCTAGATTACTTAGCACGCTTCTTCGACCACCACGACTTCAAACAATACGATCCGGATGCACCATTCCCAGACTTAGGAGAAGTAGGATCTGACGGATTCCGTTCAACAAGTGACGCGATCAAAGCGCAAGCCAAAGAAGAGAACTTAACCTTACGTGAAGTAGCCCTACAAACGGCTACACCAAAAGGGAACTTCTACGGTACATATGATGAATTAGCGGACAAATTAATCTACTGGTTGGAAAATGACGCAGCAGATGGATTCATGTTAAATGAGCAAGTATTTGGGGATGCTTACGACGAATTCTTCGACAATGTATTGTCTAAGATTGCAGAACGTGGCTACTATTCATACGAATATGAAGGGGACACATTACGTGACCACTTGGGCTTAGACTTCAAAGAAAGTCGCTATGCTAAATAG
- a CDS encoding response regulator, producing MNYKTLLVEDDPMVVMINQRFVEAIDDFKVTATAQNLDRAKEFLLTQPFDLVLIDINLKNESGLDLVKWIRDQSIPVEFIIISAANQAATVETASAYGAVDYLLKPFNAERLHQSLHHFKQKHQVLHNKDHLDQASLDSLYGQGVQGLDLDNEPLQKGISRKTLQHLMTVIRAADEPFDIEELVSKTTLSHVTIRKYIQFLVDHKVLKEETKYGSIGRPTTVYWLEV from the coding sequence ATGAATTATAAGACACTACTTGTCGAAGACGATCCAATGGTTGTCATGATTAATCAGCGTTTCGTTGAAGCCATAGACGACTTCAAAGTCACCGCCACCGCCCAAAACTTGGACCGGGCTAAAGAATTTTTACTAACCCAGCCCTTTGACCTCGTTTTAATAGACATTAATTTGAAAAATGAGTCAGGTCTCGACCTCGTTAAGTGGATTCGGGATCAGTCAATTCCCGTCGAATTCATTATTATTTCGGCAGCCAACCAAGCGGCTACTGTCGAAACAGCCTCGGCTTACGGAGCAGTTGACTATCTACTCAAACCATTTAATGCTGAGCGGTTGCACCAAAGCCTGCACCACTTTAAACAAAAGCACCAAGTCCTGCATAATAAAGACCATCTAGACCAAGCCAGCCTAGACTCACTATACGGACAAGGCGTTCAAGGACTAGACCTAGATAACGAACCCCTGCAAAAAGGAATATCTAGAAAAACCTTACAGCATTTGATGACTGTTATTAGAGCAGCCGACGAGCCCTTTGACATTGAGGAATTGGTCAGTAAAACCACCCTTTCCCATGTCACCATCAGAAAATACATCCAATTCTTGGTCGACCACAAAGTATTAAAAGAAGAAACCAAATACGGGTCAATTGGTCGACCAACCACAGTATACTGGCTAGAAGTATAA
- a CDS encoding Spo0B domain-containing protein: MIKWHNLRLLTKLMLMIISTVAITVGCLYLMTRHLNKDAIIETESSYLLNMGEDLANEPEIITALENNQTSQTLTDFTHAYEDQYHLDYVVVINTDSIRLSHPDPDLINQPFAGGDEENVFTGQSYVSTGIGTLGNSLRSFAPVIQDDQVIGAVVVGKTNHAIDVFSEKYDQQTTSALIVSIAIGVTVAIFVSYTIKKELFNMEPKEIAKAFEERSAMIAYSHDAIIVTNQYGEITLANKEALHHFPIPDKENKTQLDKVISLPEMNGDHSAVFHYQDKEYLISQADILVQENLVGQIYIIRDTSEIYALLDQLHSTAEYAQLLQVQAHEFLNRLHVIYGLTDLEEYEALDQYLASLIKDEEDLTIRLSMLVKNPTIAGHLIGEHRILKQSLKDLRLEIHNEIPNTYEATTNQLWMETVAVIDKELRQLGQHSRLWLSLDFDTDRCQLITNYRLQGDVDHLYTWLSDYPWGTEQVTTELSMHDQQLNFSFRIDYPQGDAHEL, encoded by the coding sequence TTGATTAAATGGCATAATTTACGACTCCTCACCAAACTCATGTTAATGATTATTTCAACGGTAGCGATCACAGTAGGCTGCCTTTATTTAATGACACGTCACTTAAATAAAGATGCCATCATTGAAACAGAGTCTAGCTATCTCTTAAACATGGGTGAAGACCTGGCAAATGAACCTGAAATCATCACTGCCCTAGAAAATAACCAAACATCGCAAACACTCACTGACTTTACTCATGCCTACGAAGACCAATATCACCTAGACTATGTGGTGGTCATTAATACCGATTCTATACGCTTGAGCCATCCAGACCCGGACCTGATTAATCAGCCATTTGCGGGCGGAGACGAGGAAAATGTCTTCACCGGTCAATCTTATGTGTCAACAGGGATTGGTACCCTCGGTAATTCCTTGCGGTCTTTTGCGCCAGTTATTCAAGACGACCAAGTCATCGGGGCCGTTGTCGTTGGTAAAACCAACCATGCTATTGATGTCTTCTCTGAAAAATATGACCAGCAAACAACTAGCGCCCTCATTGTTAGTATAGCTATCGGTGTAACGGTCGCGATTTTCGTTTCTTATACTATTAAAAAAGAGCTCTTCAATATGGAACCAAAGGAAATCGCTAAAGCCTTCGAGGAAAGATCGGCCATGATTGCCTACAGCCATGACGCCATTATTGTCACCAACCAATACGGTGAAATTACCCTAGCCAACAAAGAGGCGCTACACCATTTTCCAATTCCAGACAAAGAAAATAAGACGCAATTGGATAAGGTGATCAGTCTACCTGAGATGAACGGCGACCACAGTGCGGTCTTCCACTATCAAGATAAGGAATACCTGATTTCGCAAGCGGACATTCTGGTACAAGAAAACTTGGTGGGTCAAATTTATATCATAAGGGACACTAGCGAAATTTATGCCCTGCTGGACCAACTGCATTCAACTGCTGAATATGCCCAGTTGCTGCAAGTTCAAGCCCATGAATTTTTGAACCGCCTGCATGTGATTTACGGTTTAACAGATTTAGAAGAGTATGAAGCACTAGACCAATACCTGGCTTCATTGATTAAGGACGAGGAAGATTTGACGATTCGGCTGTCCATGTTGGTTAAAAACCCAACCATTGCTGGCCATTTAATTGGGGAACACCGGATTTTAAAACAAAGTTTGAAGGACTTACGACTTGAAATTCACAATGAAATTCCAAACACTTATGAAGCGACTACCAACCAATTATGGATGGAAACAGTCGCTGTCATTGATAAGGAACTACGTCAATTAGGTCAGCATTCACGCTTATGGCTATCACTTGATTTTGATACCGACCGTTGCCAACTCATCACCAACTACCGCCTACAAGGAGACGTCGACCATCTATATACATGGCTTTCTGACTATCCATGGGGGACTGAACAGGTCACGACCGAATTATCCATGCACGACCAACAACTGAACTTTTCATTCCGCATTGATTACCCACAAGGAGATGCCCATGAATTATAA
- a CDS encoding 2-hydroxycarboxylate transporter family protein — translation MSDLARDERSTTSAWQGIKVGPMPLPWFLLFAAIILMAAVTESLPVDMLGGFGVILTLGWALGKIGDTIPGLNKFGGSTILSMLVPAILVFYGLLPDNAIESVTMLMSDANFLDLYVFALVTGSILGMNRQVLVQGFARMVIPMSVGLVLAMLIPAAIGQLVGIGFQETLFNIVTPAMAGGIGGGVLPLAQGYSEVQNIDYGAMVAILAPASILSNFFSIGVAAIVGRFGEKHPELSGNGTLVRQSATEEKELVNKEKKTPINFQSIGIGLFLLVAVYIFGNLMQGIIGLPAAVIVIFASTIMKYFQVLPASIEEGAKQLNGFISSNFTAPLMVGLGIIYLDLKAVLDVLTWQYVVVVLAVVIVLGLTGFILGKFLNMYQIESAILSLNQSAMGGTGNVAILATTDRNSLMPFAQVATRIGGAITISIMITLLNLFA, via the coding sequence ATGTCAGATCTTGCACGGGATGAAAGATCAACAACATCAGCGTGGCAGGGCATCAAAGTCGGCCCCATGCCATTGCCTTGGTTTCTTTTATTCGCAGCAATTATTTTAATGGCTGCAGTAACTGAAAGCCTACCTGTTGATATGTTAGGAGGGTTTGGTGTGATCCTAACCCTTGGATGGGCCCTTGGGAAAATTGGGGACACCATTCCTGGCCTAAATAAATTTGGGGGTTCAACCATTCTTTCTATGTTGGTACCCGCCATTTTGGTTTTTTATGGTTTGTTACCAGATAATGCCATTGAATCAGTGACTATGCTGATGAGTGATGCCAACTTCTTAGACTTATACGTCTTTGCCTTGGTAACTGGGTCTATTCTTGGGATGAACCGCCAGGTATTGGTACAAGGATTCGCCCGCATGGTGATTCCAATGTCAGTTGGTTTGGTTTTAGCGATGCTGATTCCAGCAGCAATTGGCCAACTTGTGGGTATCGGCTTCCAGGAAACTTTATTTAATATTGTCACACCAGCTATGGCAGGTGGTATTGGTGGAGGTGTTTTACCACTAGCTCAAGGTTATAGCGAAGTTCAAAATATTGACTATGGTGCTATGGTAGCCATTTTAGCGCCAGCTTCTATCTTATCTAACTTCTTCTCTATAGGTGTTGCAGCCATTGTCGGCCGTTTTGGTGAGAAACATCCAGAACTTTCCGGAAACGGTACTCTAGTTCGTCAATCAGCTACTGAAGAAAAAGAATTAGTGAATAAAGAGAAGAAAACACCGATCAATTTCCAAAGTATCGGTATTGGCTTATTCTTATTAGTCGCAGTATATATTTTCGGTAATTTGATGCAAGGCATTATCGGTTTACCAGCAGCAGTAATTGTTATCTTTGCTTCTACTATCATGAAATACTTCCAAGTATTACCAGCTAGCATCGAAGAGGGTGCTAAGCAATTAAACGGTTTTATTTCAAGTAACTTCACTGCACCATTAATGGTTGGTCTAGGGATTATCTACTTAGACTTAAAAGCAGTCTTAGATGTTTTAACTTGGCAATATGTAGTGGTGGTACTTGCAGTGGTGATTGTTTTAGGTTTAACCGGGTTTATCCTAGGTAAATTCTTAAACATGTATCAAATTGAATCAGCTATTTTATCTCTCAACCAGTCCGCAATGGGTGGTACCGGGAACGTAGCGATTCTAGCGACTACTGACCGTAATAGCTTGATGCCATTTGCTCAAGTAGCAACCCGTATTGGTGGGGCGATTACCATTTCCATCATGATTACCTTATTAAACTTATTCGCATAG
- a CDS encoding NAD(P)-dependent malic enzyme — protein MTDVKQAALQLSEEKGGKIEVISKVPITNMDELAVAYTPGVAAVSSAIAENKEDVYRYTSKRNLVAVVTDGSAVLGLGNIGPEAAIPVMEGKSALFKAFADVDAVPISLDTQDVEEIISHVKAIAPSFGGINLEDIVAPRCFEIERRLKEELDIPVFHDDQHGTAIVVLAGLINALKVAEKTIEDVKIVINGGGSAGTAIAKKMIHAGAKNVIVCDIDGAISEDDPELQDRHKELASISNPDHLKGSLEEVIKDADVFIGVSAPNVFKKEWIKTMNEKAIIFAMANPTPEIMPDEAKEGGAFIVATGRSDFPNQINNVLAFPGIFRGALDARASDITEEMQIAAARGIASIIPDDELSVENIIPNAFNPNVSKIVAKSVNKAAE, from the coding sequence ATGACAGACGTAAAACAAGCAGCATTACAATTAAGTGAAGAAAAAGGCGGAAAAATTGAGGTTATCTCAAAAGTGCCAATCACAAACATGGACGAATTAGCCGTTGCTTATACACCAGGTGTTGCAGCTGTAAGTTCAGCAATCGCTGAAAATAAAGAGGATGTTTACCGTTATACTAGTAAACGGAATCTAGTAGCTGTTGTGACTGATGGTTCTGCCGTTTTAGGTTTAGGAAACATCGGACCAGAAGCAGCAATTCCAGTTATGGAAGGTAAATCTGCCTTATTCAAAGCTTTCGCAGATGTAGACGCTGTGCCAATTTCATTAGACACGCAAGACGTTGAAGAAATTATTTCGCATGTTAAAGCTATTGCACCATCATTTGGTGGGATCAACTTAGAAGATATTGTGGCACCACGTTGTTTTGAAATTGAACGCCGTCTAAAAGAAGAATTAGATATTCCAGTTTTCCATGATGACCAACACGGCACTGCAATCGTTGTCTTAGCTGGTTTAATCAATGCACTAAAAGTAGCTGAAAAAACGATTGAAGATGTGAAAATTGTGATCAACGGTGGTGGTTCAGCTGGTACTGCTATTGCTAAGAAAATGATTCATGCTGGCGCGAAAAATGTTATTGTATGTGATATTGATGGGGCAATTTCTGAAGATGATCCTGAATTACAAGACCGTCACAAAGAATTAGCTTCAATTTCAAATCCAGACCACTTAAAAGGTTCATTAGAAGAAGTTATTAAAGATGCGGATGTCTTTATCGGTGTATCTGCGCCAAATGTCTTCAAAAAAGAATGGATCAAAACGATGAATGAAAAAGCGATTATCTTTGCAATGGCAAACCCTACACCAGAAATTATGCCTGATGAAGCTAAAGAAGGTGGCGCATTTATCGTTGCAACTGGACGTAGTGACTTCCCTAACCAAATCAATAATGTATTAGCCTTCCCTGGTATCTTCCGTGGTGCTTTGGATGCACGAGCAAGTGACATTACTGAAGAAATGCAAATTGCAGCAGCACGTGGTATCGCTAGCATTATCCCAGATGATGAATTATCAGTTGAAAATATTATCCCAAATGCTTTCAACCCAAATGTTTCTAAAATTGTTGCTAAAAGTGTCAATAAAGCAGCAGAATAG
- a CDS encoding peptide ABC transporter substrate-binding protein, which produces MKKKLGILSLTALSLVLAACGNGGTTTDNEEAAKSIKVTVNGELASLDSISSTDSPSQNTIANVMEGLYRPADKGSNELGVAAEEPTVSEDGLTYTFTIRDDADWSNGDPVTAQDFVYTYQKTVTPETIGGNANKFYVIQNAEAIANGEAEPDTLGVKAIDDKTLEITLASPTTYFTDLLATPYYLPVNHNVATELGSDYGTSAENAVYNGPFEVSDWNSTEIEWTLTKNDEYWDADNVDLDEIDWVMSKENSTNVNLFEGGELQYTEITTPYVQEYQDTDVLHIEPKGMIGYMEFNSQSSPTNNVHFRRAISQAYDKEAFVDAILDDGSQAAGGWIPSEFGSDPESGIDFREENGDLMTFDLEAAQEEWALALEELGTDTVEIELLTSDTDTSKATSEYLQAQLQTNLPGLTVTVRNVPLKSRQAITGTGEFDIVYGTYNPSYADPTAFLDYFVTGSSLSSGDFSDATYDELMTEGKTTNALDPAARWDNFLAAEKYLVEDAAAVSPIYQGAYANLIDPNLDNVINQPNGVAQYYRAATYNVAE; this is translated from the coding sequence ATGAAGAAAAAATTGGGTATTCTCTCATTAACGGCATTGTCATTGGTGCTTGCGGCATGTGGGAATGGTGGCACAACGACGGATAATGAGGAAGCAGCTAAAAGCATCAAGGTGACGGTGAACGGCGAACTGGCGTCACTTGATAGTATTTCTTCAACGGATTCTCCAAGTCAAAATACCATTGCCAACGTAATGGAAGGTTTATACCGCCCCGCTGATAAGGGTAGTAACGAATTAGGGGTTGCAGCTGAGGAGCCAACCGTTTCAGAAGACGGTTTAACTTATACCTTCACCATCCGTGACGATGCAGACTGGTCAAATGGTGACCCGGTAACTGCACAAGACTTCGTTTATACCTACCAAAAAACAGTCACACCTGAAACCATTGGTGGAAATGCCAATAAATTCTACGTCATCCAAAACGCGGAAGCTATCGCAAACGGTGAAGCTGAACCGGATACGCTAGGCGTTAAAGCAATCGATGATAAAACATTGGAGATCACTCTTGCGTCACCAACTACTTACTTCACTGACCTACTTGCGACGCCTTACTATCTACCAGTCAACCATAACGTAGCTACTGAACTGGGTTCTGACTACGGAACTTCTGCAGAAAATGCCGTGTACAACGGACCATTTGAAGTGAGCGACTGGAATTCAACAGAAATTGAATGGACATTAACGAAAAACGATGAGTACTGGGACGCTGACAATGTTGATTTAGACGAAATCGACTGGGTAATGTCTAAAGAAAACTCAACAAACGTAAACTTGTTTGAAGGTGGCGAACTCCAATACACTGAAATTACTACTCCTTACGTTCAAGAATACCAAGACACTGACGTGTTACATATTGAACCTAAAGGGATGATTGGTTACATGGAATTCAATAGCCAATCAAGCCCTACGAATAACGTTCACTTCCGTCGTGCCATCAGCCAAGCCTACGATAAAGAAGCCTTTGTTGACGCTATCCTTGACGACGGTTCACAAGCAGCAGGTGGCTGGATCCCATCAGAATTCGGTTCTGACCCAGAATCAGGCATCGACTTCCGTGAAGAAAACGGTGATCTAATGACCTTTGATTTAGAAGCTGCCCAAGAAGAATGGGCCTTAGCCTTAGAAGAATTAGGTACAGACACAGTTGAAATTGAATTGTTAACTTCTGATACAGACACATCTAAAGCAACTTCAGAATACTTACAAGCCCAACTTCAAACCAACCTACCTGGTTTAACCGTAACTGTTCGAAACGTACCTTTAAAATCTCGTCAAGCAATCACTGGAACTGGAGAATTTGATATCGTATACGGTACCTATAACCCGTCTTACGCCGATCCAACTGCCTTCCTTGATTACTTTGTAACAGGTTCATCACTATCATCAGGTGACTTCTCAGACGCTACTTACGATGAATTAATGACCGAAGGCAAAACAACTAACGCCCTTGACCCAGCAGCACGTTGGGACAACTTCCTAGCCGCTGAAAAATACCTAGTAGAAGACGCTGCAGCAGTCAGCCCAATCTACCAAGGAGCATATGCTAATTTAATTGATCCAAACTTAGATAATGTTATCAATCAACCAAATGGGGTTGCCCAATACTACCGTGCGGCTACTTACAATGTTGCTGAATAA
- a CDS encoding prephenate dehydrogenase — translation MKIGIVGLGVIGGSFAEALQTAGYHDIYGIDSNQKTLDTAVEMGLIKKGFLTGENILGQVDLTIMALYPKTAVQFIAANRDFFKDGSVLMDTTGTKENFMAELATVLPDNIEVVYTHPMAGRENRGIAYAQGSVFQGANFLITPTEANNEDTLGKIESLATEIGFGKINRVSASFHDQMISFTSQLPHAIAISLMNSDHEKRETGKFTGDSYPELTRIAKINEDLWSELFIDNKTYLLQSIQDFEVQLNLIKDAIKTDDREQLKDLFRHSTSNRLKLEAEMDERKRRG, via the coding sequence ATGAAGATTGGGATAGTAGGATTAGGTGTAATTGGTGGTTCGTTTGCGGAGGCGTTACAAACTGCAGGTTATCATGACATCTACGGGATTGATAGTAACCAAAAAACGCTTGATACCGCAGTTGAAATGGGCTTGATTAAGAAAGGTTTTCTAACTGGTGAAAACATCTTAGGTCAAGTGGACCTGACCATTATGGCCTTGTACCCGAAAACAGCTGTGCAATTTATTGCAGCTAACCGCGACTTCTTTAAAGATGGTAGCGTCTTAATGGATACAACGGGAACGAAAGAGAACTTTATGGCCGAGCTGGCGACCGTATTACCGGACAATATTGAAGTTGTCTACACCCACCCTATGGCAGGTCGTGAGAACCGAGGGATTGCCTACGCACAAGGGTCGGTATTTCAAGGCGCTAACTTCCTGATCACGCCAACTGAAGCCAATAATGAAGATACTTTGGGCAAAATAGAATCCCTAGCCACTGAGATTGGTTTCGGTAAAATCAACCGCGTTTCAGCTAGCTTCCATGATCAAATGATTTCATTCACTTCACAATTACCGCATGCCATTGCGATATCATTAATGAATTCAGACCATGAAAAACGCGAAACTGGAAAATTCACTGGTGACTCTTATCCAGAATTAACAAGGATTGCTAAAATCAATGAAGATCTTTGGAGTGAGCTCTTTATTGATAACAAAACTTACCTCTTACAATCTATCCAAGACTTTGAAGTACAACTTAATTTGATTAAAGATGCTATCAAAACAGATGATCGCGAACAATTGAAAGACCTATTTAGACACTCCACTTCTAATCGTTTGAAGTTAGAAGCCGAAATGGATGAAAGGAAAAGACGAGGGTAA